A part of Nitrososphaerota archaeon genomic DNA contains:
- a CDS encoding MBL fold metallo-hydrolase, translating into MGIKEELIDLRSINKELNSIVLLKGIGLCSNIYIIGKKDLTLIDCGDGSTLDVFREKLKLMNIDFSRIKQVIITHKHFDHIYGLDLILKEANSRIFIHKEDCKNLINKYGKNIEEIEDEDIISTSIFCLKVIHTPGHTNGSICLYEENRKILFSGDTIFANGYYGKVNDIESFKKIVESIKKLTEIKISFLLPGHGELVTKNAQRYINFLYKKISSIL; encoded by the coding sequence ATGGGTATTAAAGAAGAATTAATTGATTTAAGAAGCATAAATAAAGAGTTAAACAGCATAGTATTATTAAAAGGAATTGGTCTTTGCTCAAATATTTACATAATAGGCAAAAAAGATTTGACATTAATTGATTGTGGTGATGGTAGTACTTTAGATGTTTTTAGAGAAAAGCTTAAACTTATGAATATAGATTTTTCTAGAATAAAGCAAGTTATTATTACACATAAGCATTTTGATCATATATATGGATTAGATTTAATCTTAAAAGAAGCTAATTCAAGAATTTTTATTCATAAAGAAGATTGTAAAAATCTTATTAATAAATATGGAAAAAATATTGAAGAAATTGAAGATGAGGATATAATATCTACTTCTATTTTCTGTTTAAAAGTAATACATACTCCAGGACATACAAATGGAAGCATATGTTTATATGAAGAGAATAGAAAAATATTATTTTCTGGAGATACAATTTTTGCAAATGGATATTATGGTAAAGTAAATGATATTGAAAGTTTTAAGAAAATAGTTGAATCGATTAAAAAATTAACTGAAATTAAAATAAGCTTCCTGCTTCCAGGCCATGGCGAATTAGTTACTAAAAATGCTCAAAGATATATAAATTTTCTTTATAAAAAAATAAGTAGTATTTTATAA
- the rnhA gene encoding ribonuclease HI, which produces MIEVYIDGLTQPYNPGGVATYGFIIYENKNKIFEESKIIGKGPWASNNLAEYSALINALKFLLKENKQNEEIIIKSDSKLLVNQMNGKWKCRGGLYVKKYYEAKEILKKFNNIKFVWIPRELNKEADELSRRAYEKYLNTYF; this is translated from the coding sequence ATGATTGAAGTATATATTGATGGATTAACTCAACCTTATAATCCAGGTGGAGTAGCAACTTATGGTTTTATTATATATGAAAATAAAAATAAAATTTTTGAAGAATCTAAAATTATAGGTAAAGGACCTTGGGCTTCAAATAATTTAGCTGAATATTCAGCTTTAATAAATGCTTTGAAATTTCTATTAAAAGAAAATAAACAAAATGAAGAAATAATTATTAAATCTGATTCAAAACTTTTAGTTAATCAAATGAATGGAAAATGGAAATGCCGTGGAGGATTATATGTTAAAAAATATTATGAAGCAAAAGAAATATTAAAAAAATTTAATAATATAAAATTTGTATGGATTCCTAGAGAATTAAATAAAGAAGCAGATGAATTATCTAGAAGAGCCTATGAAAAATATTTGAACACTTATTTTTAA
- a CDS encoding nucleoside hydrolase codes for MRKKVILDMDPGIDDALAILLAFRSPELDVLGITIVSGNVHASKGAINALRTLNVLKIKEDVPVYIGQDKPLLRPLITAEWVHGSDGLGDANIPMPSRKPEEGNGVKFIVDTVMNSKQSEITLIATGPLTNIATALLLEPKIAKRVKELILMGGAFGLTPYGIGNATPVSEFNFYTDPEAAKIVFESGIPITAVGLDVTTNPQTIITKEIYEKMTTSSSEIHRFAAKIMKNLVDRFGYMQLHDPMAIAIAIDQSFFKTSKYYVTIATNDDDTRGQAIVERREWLPEEFKKSPNANIANWVDGPGFLQFFLERIR; via the coding sequence ATGAGGAAAAAAGTTATTCTTGATATGGATCCTGGCATAGATGATGCTTTAGCAATACTTTTAGCTTTTCGTTCTCCTGAATTAGATGTTTTAGGTATAACTATTGTTTCTGGGAATGTACATGCTAGTAAAGGAGCTATTAATGCATTAAGAACTTTAAATGTTCTTAAAATTAAAGAGGATGTTCCAGTATATATTGGCCAAGATAAACCCTTACTTAGACCGTTAATAACTGCGGAATGGGTGCATGGCTCAGATGGACTTGGAGATGCAAATATTCCAATGCCTTCAAGAAAACCAGAAGAAGGCAACGGGGTAAAATTTATTGTAGATACTGTTATGAATTCAAAACAAAGTGAAATTACTTTAATTGCAACTGGACCATTAACAAATATTGCAACAGCATTACTTCTTGAACCAAAAATAGCTAAAAGAGTTAAAGAGTTAATCTTAATGGGAGGGGCTTTTGGATTAACACCTTATGGTATTGGAAATGCAACACCGGTTTCAGAATTTAATTTCTATACAGACCCTGAAGCTGCAAAAATTGTTTTTGAATCCGGTATTCCTATAACTGCTGTTGGACTTGATGTAACAACTAATCCTCAAACAATTATAACAAAAGAAATATATGAGAAAATGACTACATCATCATCCGAGATTCATCGATTTGCTGCAAAAATTATGAAAAATTTAGTTGATCGTTTTGGTTATATGCAATTACATGACCCCATGGCTATAGCTATAGCAATCGATCAAAGTTTCTTTAAAACTTCTAAATATTATGTAACTATTGCTACAAACGATGATGACACAAGAGGACAAGCTATTGTTGAAAGAAGAGAATGGTTACCTGAAGAATTTAAGAAAAGCCCAAATGCAAATATTGCAAATTGGGTTGATGGCCCTGGATTTCTTCAATTCTTTTTGGAACGTATAAGATAA
- a CDS encoding type II toxin-antitoxin system mRNA interferase toxin, RelE/StbE family — protein sequence MLEKYSLKVTRIFEEEFRKLDMQLKRRIDAAIRALEINPYLGKALKGELLGKRSLRIGDYRVIYTIDELQKLLYYITLDIEK from the coding sequence ATTCTGGAGAAATATAGTTTAAAAGTTACTAGAATTTTTGAAGAAGAATTTAGAAAACTTGATATGCAATTAAAAAGAAGAATAGATGCTGCTATAAGAGCTTTAGAAATAAATCCTTACCTTGGAAAGGCTCTTAAAGGAGAATTATTGGGTAAAAGAAGCTTAAGAATAGGAGACTATAGAGTTATATATACTATAGATGAGTTACAAAAACTGTTATACTATATAACATTAGACATAGAAAAATAG
- a CDS encoding transcriptional regulator gives MNKKKDIEISLSPIGKEEIHKLEYALLIGTLFRPEILEMLRNPEERLTWVDSLAVAAAAIAREKAKMTISQIAEELGRTEATIRNHITGKTEAGKLVRETYERFVKEGIKLDIIEKFPSKEIEELNKKVNELSKENEKLKNEIKTLINKIEEIRRNLQEIISLI, from the coding sequence TTGAATAAAAAAAAGGATATAGAAATTTCTTTATCACCAATAGGTAAAGAAGAAATACATAAATTAGAATATGCTTTATTAATTGGAACATTATTTAGACCTGAAATTTTAGAGATGCTTAGAAACCCCGAAGAAAGACTAACATGGGTAGATTCTTTAGCTGTTGCTGCTGCTGCAATTGCGAGAGAAAAAGCAAAAATGACTATTTCACAAATAGCTGAAGAACTTGGAAGAACTGAAGCAACAATACGTAACCATATAACAGGTAAAACAGAAGCTGGAAAACTTGTTAGAGAAACGTACGAAAGATTTGTTAAAGAAGGTATAAAATTGGATATAATTGAAAAATTTCCATCAAAAGAAATTGAAGAATTGAATAAAAAAGTAAATGAACTTTCAAAAGAGAATGAAAAACTTAAGAATGAAATTAAAACATTAATTAATAAAATCGAAGAAATTAGAAGAAATCTTCAAGAAATCATTTCACTAATTTAA
- a CDS encoding AbrB/MazE/SpoVT family DNA-binding domain-containing protein has protein sequence MTLKLKVGKKGYIILPKAIRKAVGINEGDEVIVEIKDGIILKPIKTFNEKKLKASLMEHLDRIKKIPDLIEPKIGEVAKAYLEEEFEY, from the coding sequence TTGACTCTTAAATTAAAAGTTGGTAAGAAAGGATACATTATTCTTCCTAAAGCTATTAGAAAAGCTGTTGGAATAAATGAAGGAGATGAAGTCATTGTTGAAATTAAAGATGGAATAATTCTTAAGCCTATCAAGACATTTAATGAGAAAAAATTAAAAGCTTCCTTAATGGAACATTTGGATAGAATAAAGAAAATACCAGATTTAATAGAACCCAAGATTGGTGAAGTTGCTAAAGCTTATTTAGAAGAGGAATTTGAATATTGA
- a CDS encoding type II toxin-antitoxin system VapC family toxin translates to MKIFIDSNLLIYLNALKSFELRKNYEDFYISLLSNYKAYLDVLVLDELIYISKKRYNVPYEISIKFLESIVLPYVEILPLSKMEYKKASEILKISNVKPSDALHIAVMIMNSIVKIVSEDRELDKIKGIERIWLT, encoded by the coding sequence TTGAAAATTTTCATAGATTCTAATTTATTGATTTATTTAAATGCTTTAAAATCATTTGAATTAAGAAAAAATTATGAAGATTTTTACATAAGTCTTCTTTCAAATTATAAAGCTTATTTAGACGTTCTTGTTTTAGATGAACTTATTTATATATCTAAAAAGAGATATAATGTTCCATATGAAATTAGTATAAAATTTTTAGAATCTATAGTTTTACCATATGTTGAAATTTTACCATTAAGTAAAATGGAGTATAAAAAAGCTTCTGAGATACTTAAGATAAGTAATGTTAAACCTTCAGATGCTTTACATATTGCAGTAATGATAATGAATAGTATAGTAAAGATAGTTTCAGAAGATAGAGAATTAGATAAAATTAAAGGAATAGAAAGAATTTGGTTGACATAA
- a CDS encoding radical SAM protein, producing MDRLFIKEPISGGIILSYKCNSECKHCMYACSPKWKNDWMNIDDLKKVLKQLALKINKKHPPFFNKIGINYGLHFTGGEPFLNFDLLIKAIEIAKEFEIPAKFIETNCFWCINDEMTKEKLIELKEAGLNGILISVNPFILEYVPFERIERAIKISKEVFKENIIIYQNFFYNQFKEFNLKNVLPFENYLEIAGFESLNYIELIPMGRAVYKLSYLFRKYPAKEFFDEYCKGELTRPWHIHIDNYCNYITGYCAGISLGDARKLDLICKEGIDLEEYPIIKALVTNMKMLYELATKEYNYTELPEGYISKCHLCVDIRKHIVQQTDKFKELQPKEFYKHLK from the coding sequence ATGGATAGATTATTCATAAAAGAACCAATATCAGGAGGAATAATTCTTTCATATAAATGCAATAGTGAATGTAAGCATTGTATGTATGCTTGTTCACCTAAATGGAAAAATGATTGGATGAATATTGATGATTTAAAAAAGGTTTTAAAACAATTAGCTTTAAAAATTAATAAAAAGCATCCTCCATTTTTTAATAAAATTGGAATTAATTATGGCTTACATTTTACTGGAGGGGAGCCATTCTTAAATTTTGATTTATTAATTAAAGCTATAGAAATAGCTAAAGAATTTGAAATTCCTGCCAAATTTATTGAAACAAATTGTTTTTGGTGTATAAATGATGAAATGACAAAAGAAAAATTAATAGAACTTAAAGAAGCAGGATTGAATGGAATTTTAATAAGTGTTAATCCATTTATTTTAGAATATGTTCCTTTTGAAAGAATAGAAAGAGCAATAAAAATAAGTAAAGAAGTTTTTAAAGAAAATATAATAATTTATCAAAATTTTTTCTATAATCAATTTAAAGAATTTAATTTAAAGAATGTTTTACCATTTGAAAATTATTTAGAAATAGCAGGTTTTGAAAGCTTAAATTATATTGAATTAATTCCAATGGGAAGAGCAGTTTATAAATTATCATATTTATTTAGAAAATATCCAGCAAAAGAATTTTTTGACGAATATTGTAAAGGAGAATTAACTAGACCATGGCATATTCATATTGATAATTATTGTAATTATATTACTGGTTATTGTGCTGGAATTAGTTTAGGAGATGCTAGAAAACTTGATTTAATATGCAAAGAAGGAATAGATTTAGAAGAATATCCTATTATTAAAGCTTTAGTTACAAACATGAAGATGCTATATGAATTGGCTACGAAAGAATACAACTATACAGAATTACCTGAAGGTTATATTTCAAAATGCCATTTATGTGTTGATATAAGAAAACACATAGTGCAACAAACAGATAAATTTAAAGAACTTCAGCCAAAAGAATTTTATAAACATCTAAAATAA
- a CDS encoding KaiC domain-containing protein, giving the protein MPIERVKTNIPGLDEILYGGIPKRNVVLLSGGPGTGKSIFGQQFLYNGLKENEPGVLIILEEHPVQVRISMAQFGWNIKEYEENGKFAIVDAFTAGIGEAAKRERYLVKAPDDFQALIDVIRDAVKDIKAERAVIDSVSTLYITKPALARSMILQIKKILSGLGCTSLLISQVSVTERGFGGPGVEHAADGIIRLDLDEVNGVLQRSIIIWKMRGTSHSMRRHPFQITNEGIIINPKQTISIERGKIQETGGVNLE; this is encoded by the coding sequence ATGCCTATTGAAAGAGTTAAAACAAATATACCTGGCTTAGATGAAATATTGTATGGAGGCATACCTAAACGTAATGTAGTCCTCCTTTCAGGAGGCCCTGGGACTGGAAAATCTATTTTTGGGCAGCAATTTTTATATAATGGTTTAAAAGAAAATGAACCTGGCGTACTTATTATTCTTGAAGAACATCCTGTACAAGTTAGAATATCCATGGCTCAGTTTGGATGGAATATTAAAGAATATGAAGAAAATGGTAAATTTGCAATAGTTGACGCTTTTACCGCAGGTATTGGTGAAGCAGCTAAAAGGGAGCGTTATTTGGTTAAAGCACCTGACGATTTTCAAGCACTTATAGATGTAATAAGAGATGCTGTTAAGGATATTAAAGCAGAAAGAGCAGTAATAGATTCTGTTTCAACACTTTATATTACAAAACCAGCATTAGCCAGATCTATGATATTGCAAATCAAGAAAATATTAAGTGGTTTAGGATGTACAAGTTTACTTATTTCTCAAGTTAGTGTAACGGAAAGAGGTTTTGGAGGTCCAGGAGTTGAGCACGCTGCGGATGGTATTATACGCTTAGACCTTGATGAGGTTAATGGAGTTTTACAAAGAAGTATTATTATATGGAAAATGCGTGGGACATCACATTCAATGCGTAGGCATCCATTCCAAATAACGAATGAAGGCATAATCATAAATCCAAAACAAACAATTTCTATTGAAAGAGGTAAAATACAAGAAACAGGAGGTGTGAACCTTGAATAA
- a CDS encoding NAD(P)-dependent oxidoreductase — MLVTGASGFLGGHLVEEILLKGYDVIAMVRKSSNTDLLNKLGVKLRIGDLEEPESLVDATKGIDVIIHLAAYYTFFGKKEMYKKVNVEGTRALLEAVCKNNVKKVIYCSTTEAIGPVKNPPADENAPANPSYEYGRSKLEAEKMVKEYGQRGIEYTIVRPSGIYGPRNVDDISYWFIMAFAKNAFPTRFIVGSGKNLVQFAHVKDVVQGFLLVLEKPEISNGQTYFISEDKAYTYLQVYEILSELCGREPPKIHIPPIIAKMMIAPVDFFNSLRGKADFNWKISTVNAVTSDRAYSINKAIRELGFKPKYDLRTGLKETLEWYKNNGFL; from the coding sequence GTGCTTGTCACCGGGGCTTCAGGTTTTCTAGGGGGACACTTAGTAGAAGAGATTCTTCTAAAGGGTTATGATGTCATAGCTATGGTTAGGAAAAGTAGCAATACGGATTTACTCAATAAATTGGGTGTAAAGCTCAGGATTGGAGATCTTGAAGAACCTGAGAGCTTAGTTGATGCAACGAAAGGTATCGATGTGATAATTCATCTTGCGGCATACTATACTTTCTTTGGAAAGAAAGAAATGTATAAAAAGGTTAATGTAGAGGGTACGAGAGCCCTCCTTGAAGCAGTTTGCAAAAACAATGTTAAGAAAGTTATTTATTGTAGCACTACTGAAGCCATAGGGCCTGTTAAGAATCCACCTGCAGACGAAAACGCTCCTGCGAACCCGTCCTATGAATATGGCAGGTCGAAGCTCGAAGCTGAAAAAATGGTCAAAGAATATGGACAAAGAGGAATTGAGTATACAATAGTAAGACCATCTGGAATTTATGGTCCGAGAAATGTTGATGATATCTCATACTGGTTCATTATGGCATTTGCAAAAAACGCTTTCCCTACACGATTTATTGTTGGAAGTGGAAAAAATTTAGTGCAATTCGCTCATGTGAAGGATGTAGTACAAGGTTTTCTCTTAGTTTTAGAAAAACCTGAAATATCAAATGGCCAAACTTACTTTATAAGTGAAGATAAAGCGTACACGTATCTCCAAGTATATGAGATATTATCAGAATTATGTGGTAGAGAACCTCCAAAAATACACATTCCGCCAATAATCGCGAAAATGATGATAGCCCCTGTAGATTTCTTTAATAGTTTGAGAGGAAAGGCAGACTTCAATTGGAAGATTAGCACGGTAAATGCCGTAACTTCAGATAGGGCCTATAGCATAAATAAAGCGATTAGAGAATTAGGGTTCAAGCCAAAGTATGACTTAAGAACAGGATTAAAAGAAACACTGGAATGGTATAAAAATAATGGTTTCCTCTAG
- a CDS encoding radical SAM protein, which produces MFDPIELSKKVEKIVCKNDERLYGRFRPARFYGGISSSDACGCNLRCVFCWGWRFVTQPRKYGKFYSAEEVAKRLIEIAEKFNFRLLRITGAEPTIGKNHLIKVLEIVDQKDFNFILETNGILIGYDKSYAKDLSKFKSLHVRVSIKGTNEEEFNKLTFAKPEAFQFQLNSLKNLLDEGVSCHPSIMLSFSKNENYKKFLERLKEIDRNLVKEIEEEYVFLYPHVVKKLEQTKIKPIKAFSPNNVPQELI; this is translated from the coding sequence ATGTTTGACCCAATCGAACTTTCTAAAAAAGTTGAGAAAATAGTATGTAAAAATGATGAAAGATTATATGGACGTTTTCGTCCTGCTAGATTTTATGGAGGAATAAGTAGTAGTGATGCTTGTGGTTGCAATTTAAGATGTGTTTTTTGTTGGGGTTGGAGATTTGTTACTCAACCTAGAAAATATGGAAAATTTTATTCTGCAGAAGAAGTTGCAAAAAGATTGATAGAAATTGCAGAAAAATTCAATTTTAGATTATTAAGAATAACTGGAGCAGAACCTACAATTGGTAAAAATCATTTAATTAAAGTTTTAGAAATAGTAGATCAAAAAGATTTTAATTTTATTCTTGAAACAAATGGAATTTTAATAGGTTATGATAAAAGCTATGCTAAAGATTTATCAAAATTCAAATCTTTGCATGTAAGAGTTTCAATTAAAGGAACAAATGAAGAAGAATTTAATAAATTAACTTTTGCAAAACCTGAAGCTTTTCAATTTCAACTTAATTCATTAAAGAATTTATTAGATGAGGGAGTTTCTTGTCATCCTTCAATAATGCTTTCTTTTTCTAAAAATGAAAATTATAAAAAATTTTTAGAAAGATTAAAAGAAATAGATAGAAATTTAGTAAAAGAAATTGAAGAGGAATACGTTTTCCTTTATCCTCATGTTGTTAAAAAATTAGAACAGACTAAAATTAAACCAATAAAAGCTTTCTCTCCTAATAATGTGCCACAAGAATTGATTTAA
- the rgy gene encoding reverse gyrase, which translates to MTEGILYKAIYKGLCPNCESDINDIELLSKGICNNCLPISIEDEKIVYLKLKEIEKIGEYAKLLEVKYEIENFFSFFKNLIGSKPWALQEVWAKRVLLGRSFSIVAPTGMGKTIFGLIMALYFSLKGKKCYIIVPSSLLVKHLLDKISIFIEKINFNKNNIIGYYSGMPKKEAKEAIEHINNKDFSILITTDRFLYTKFDILKNNSFDFIFVDDIDSFLKSYRNIDKIIYLMGFKEEDLKKILEEINTKKENDNLSKKANDKVLVVSGATLKGKRTKRIKIFRRLFGFEFGYSSEYVRNISNFYIKQYDENVIIELIKKHGHGCLLFVPQAKGLDYAIKIANILEKENIKAYVYKRMDAKLLEKFVNKEYDVLIGVASSRSPLARGIDLPETIRYVIFAGVPRREVRIEKNEYNPQKLLIVLKTLLPLFEEKYSKEAIEIVKSLSKIVPIRKEVLEKIMEAQNKGIKLEGFEGYVFKIVKDARTFLEKVMNDGEFRKSIEKLDVQIKIEDDTFIQILPDVNGYIQASGRASRLYSGGITHGVSIVIIDDQKAFQSLAKRLQLITDEEFEEYEYEKVQNELKIGDEDRKKIGLIRKGMIAIEAIDLIKAVLIIVESPTKARTIAHFFGKPTRRKIEDLMVYEVASEGFVLNIVASGGHVFDLTTEEGYHGVLKKNGFFIPIYTDIRKCKDCGEQFTDHETCPECGSKNIFSKMTIINALRKLAFEVNKVFIATDPDAEGEKIAYDLYVSIKPYCKNIERLEFHEITRKAFKQALSLPRDINSYLVNAQIVRRIEDRWVGFELSRKLWEKFKKSKLSAGRVQTSVLGWIIKRSEELRKKIPVIYIKLENGLATKLINPSNIEDLIKRFRNMEFLAEINEIHTYEEKIYPLPPYTTDSLLKDAAQKLGFKASYTMALAQNLFECGLITYHRTDSTTVSTTGLDLARRYIEENYSNFYKPREYKHEGAHECIRPTKPLNAKQLEFYIKSGIIRLPQKLSADHLKLYEMIFRRFIASQMKEALISTQEFTIRINSSEIKTKRIIEIKDSGFLIINPIIRLEKGIEKGTYKVTDLLLKRVSLEKPYREGDIIATMKEKNIGRPSTYSKIIEILFKRNYIIEKNGMIFNTKLGEMVYEYLYENFTHFASEELTRKLEATLDEIESGKLNYQDVLKSLYEEIATLIIASH; encoded by the coding sequence ATGACTGAAGGAATTTTATATAAAGCTATTTATAAAGGATTATGCCCTAATTGTGAAAGTGATATTAATGATATAGAACTTTTAAGTAAAGGTATTTGCAACAACTGTCTTCCCATATCTATCGAAGATGAAAAAATTGTTTATTTAAAGCTTAAAGAAATAGAAAAAATAGGAGAATATGCAAAATTATTAGAAGTTAAATATGAAATAGAAAATTTCTTTTCATTTTTTAAAAATCTTATTGGTTCTAAGCCTTGGGCTCTTCAAGAAGTATGGGCAAAAAGAGTTCTATTAGGAAGAAGTTTTTCCATAGTAGCACCTACGGGCATGGGGAAAACAATTTTTGGACTTATTATGGCACTTTATTTTTCATTAAAAGGGAAAAAATGCTATATCATTGTGCCTAGTAGCTTACTTGTTAAACATCTTTTAGATAAAATTTCAATATTTATAGAGAAAATTAATTTTAATAAAAATAATATTATTGGATATTATTCCGGAATGCCAAAGAAGGAAGCTAAAGAAGCTATTGAACATATAAATAATAAAGATTTTTCAATTTTAATTACTACAGATCGTTTCTTATATACTAAATTTGATATTCTTAAAAATAATTCTTTTGATTTTATTTTTGTTGATGATATTGATTCATTCCTTAAATCTTATAGAAATATAGATAAAATTATTTATTTAATGGGTTTTAAAGAAGAAGATTTAAAGAAAATTTTAGAAGAAATTAATACAAAAAAAGAAAATGATAATTTATCTAAAAAAGCAAATGATAAAGTTTTAGTAGTTTCAGGTGCTACATTAAAAGGAAAAAGAACAAAGCGTATAAAAATATTTAGAAGATTATTTGGTTTTGAATTTGGTTATAGTTCTGAATATGTAAGAAATATTAGCAATTTCTATATTAAACAATACGATGAAAATGTTATTATAGAATTGATAAAGAAACATGGTCATGGATGTTTATTATTTGTTCCTCAAGCTAAAGGATTAGATTATGCAATAAAAATTGCAAATATTTTAGAAAAAGAGAATATTAAAGCATATGTTTATAAAAGAATGGATGCAAAATTACTTGAAAAATTTGTAAATAAAGAATATGATGTGCTTATTGGAGTAGCAAGTAGTAGAAGCCCTTTAGCTAGAGGAATAGATTTACCTGAAACAATTCGTTATGTGATTTTTGCTGGTGTTCCAAGAAGAGAAGTAAGAATAGAGAAAAATGAATATAATCCACAAAAACTTCTTATAGTTTTAAAAACACTTTTACCATTATTTGAAGAAAAATATTCAAAGGAAGCGATAGAAATCGTAAAATCTTTATCTAAAATTGTTCCTATAAGAAAAGAAGTATTAGAAAAAATTATGGAGGCTCAAAATAAAGGTATTAAACTTGAGGGTTTTGAAGGTTATGTTTTTAAAATTGTTAAAGATGCGAGAACTTTTTTGGAAAAAGTTATGAATGATGGTGAATTTAGAAAATCTATCGAAAAACTTGATGTACAAATAAAAATAGAAGACGATACATTTATTCAAATTTTACCTGATGTTAATGGATATATTCAAGCTTCAGGTAGAGCTTCAAGACTTTATTCTGGAGGGATAACTCATGGTGTTTCAATTGTTATTATTGATGATCAGAAAGCTTTTCAAAGTTTAGCTAAAAGGCTTCAACTTATAACTGATGAAGAATTTGAAGAATATGAATATGAAAAAGTTCAAAATGAATTAAAAATTGGTGATGAAGATAGGAAAAAGATTGGTTTAATTAGGAAAGGCATGATAGCAATTGAAGCAATTGATTTGATTAAAGCTGTATTAATAATTGTAGAATCTCCAACAAAAGCTAGAACAATAGCTCATTTTTTTGGAAAACCAACTAGAAGGAAGATAGAAGATCTTATGGTATATGAAGTAGCTAGTGAAGGTTTTGTATTAAACATTGTAGCATCAGGTGGACATGTTTTTGATTTAACAACAGAAGAAGGTTATCATGGCGTTTTAAAGAAAAATGGTTTTTTCATACCAATATATACAGATATAAGAAAATGTAAAGATTGCGGAGAACAATTTACTGATCATGAAACATGTCCAGAATGTGGATCAAAAAACATTTTTTCAAAAATGACAATAATAAATGCTCTTAGAAAATTAGCTTTTGAAGTTAATAAAGTATTCATAGCTACAGACCCTGATGCTGAAGGTGAAAAAATTGCATATGATCTTTATGTTTCTATAAAACCTTATTGTAAAAATATTGAACGCTTAGAATTCCATGAAATTACAAGAAAAGCATTCAAACAAGCTTTATCATTACCTAGAGATATTAATTCATATTTAGTTAATGCTCAAATTGTTAGACGTATAGAAGATAGATGGGTTGGTTTTGAATTAAGTAGAAAACTCTGGGAAAAATTTAAAAAATCAAAACTTTCAGCAGGAAGAGTACAAACTTCAGTGCTTGGTTGGATAATTAAAAGATCAGAAGAATTAAGGAAGAAAATACCTGTAATTTATATAAAATTAGAAAATGGTTTAGCTACTAAGCTTATTAATCCATCAAATATTGAAGATTTAATAAAAAGATTTAGAAATATGGAATTTTTAGCAGAAATAAATGAAATTCATACTTATGAAGAGAAGATATATCCATTACCACCTTATACTACTGATTCTTTATTAAAAGATGCTGCACAAAAATTAGGATTTAAAGCAAGTTATACCATGGCTTTAGCTCAAAACCTTTTTGAATGCGGTCTTATTACATATCATAGAACAGATTCGACAACGGTTTCTACAACAGGTTTAGATTTAGCACGTCGCTATATAGAAGAAAATTATTCAAATTTTTATAAGCCAAGAGAATATAAACATGAAGGGGCGCATGAGTGCATTCGCCCTACTAAACCATTAAATGCTAAACAACTTGAATTTTATATAAAATCTGGTATTATAAGATTGCCACAAAAATTAAGTGCAGACCATTTAAAATTGTATGAAATGATATTTAGAAGATTTATTGCTAGCCAAATGAAAGAAGCGCTTATTTCTACGCAAGAATTTACTATAAGAATAAATAGTTCTGAAATTAAAACTAAAAGAATTATAGAAATTAAAGATTCAGGATTCTTAATTATAAATCCTATAATTAGATTAGAAAAAGGAATTGAGAAAGGTACATATAAAGTAACTGACCTATTATTAAAAAGAGTTTCTTTAGAAAAACCTTATAGAGAAGGAGATATAATTGCAACTATGAAAGAGAAAAACATAGGTAGACCTAGCACTTATTCAAAAATAATAGAAATACTTTTTAAAAGAAATTATATAATTGAAAAAAATGGAATGATTTTTAATACTAAATTGGGTGAAATGGTTTATGAATACCTTTATGAGAATTTTACTCACTTTGCATCAGAAGAATTAACAAGAAAATTAGAAGCAACATTAGATGAAATAGAAAGTGGAAAATTAAATTATCAAGATGTTCTTAAATCTCTTTATGAAGAAATTGCAACTTTAATAATTGCTTCACATTAA